In a genomic window of Streptomyces sp. SJL17-4:
- a CDS encoding phosphatase PAP2 family protein — MERLAEGDRSAPAVLPPPLRSWLGLPAAVAALAVVVLGVRYADAGGPGGVDARFLAAVEGVGPRARHIALATDFLGEPMGAAALVVAVVTGCLLLRRPRAAVLVVAGTGLAVVTTRLLKHLVGRTIHGDENLSYPSGHTAFLTALALVVALLATGRFNLGRTAGTSLVLLAALIAGAAMGWAQVVLGAHYPTDALGGWFTALAVIPATAWAVDRVADSPRRQRR, encoded by the coding sequence GTGGAACGCCTGGCCGAAGGGGACCGGTCCGCGCCCGCGGTACTGCCCCCGCCGCTGCGCTCATGGCTCGGGCTGCCGGCGGCCGTCGCCGCCCTGGCGGTCGTCGTGCTCGGGGTCCGGTACGCCGACGCCGGCGGGCCCGGCGGCGTGGACGCGCGGTTCCTGGCCGCGGTCGAGGGAGTGGGGCCGCGCGCGCGGCACATCGCTCTGGCCACGGACTTCCTGGGCGAGCCCATGGGCGCGGCGGCGCTGGTCGTGGCCGTCGTCACGGGCTGCCTGCTGCTTCGGCGTCCTCGCGCCGCGGTGCTCGTCGTCGCCGGGACCGGCCTCGCCGTGGTGACGACGAGACTGCTCAAGCACCTGGTGGGACGCACCATCCACGGCGACGAGAACCTCTCGTACCCGAGCGGGCACACCGCCTTCCTCACCGCACTCGCCCTCGTCGTGGCGCTGCTCGCGACCGGCCGGTTCAACCTCGGCAGGACGGCCGGCACCTCACTCGTGCTCCTCGCGGCGCTCATCGCCGGCGCCGCCATGGGCTGGGCGCAGGTCGTCCTGGGCGCGCACTACCCGACCGACGCCCTCGGCGGCTGGTTCACCGCCCTCGCGGTGATACCGGCCACCGCATGGGCGGTCGATCGGGTGGCCGACTCCCCGCGCAGGCAGCGGCGCTGA
- a CDS encoding NADPH-dependent FMN reductase has translation MKFVALSGSLRAKSINTAVVRTAAELCLPPVSMTVYEGLGELPFFNHDVETEGPPPEVMAFRALLESADAVLISSPEYAHGTSGVLKNGLEWVVGGGELVDKPVAVVTASPSMTGGDRAQAWVKETLEVMGAHILPESLPIPLATAKVADGRVHDEETLSALRDVLAAMARAAKERGTEE, from the coding sequence ATGAAATTCGTCGCCTTATCCGGGAGCCTGAGGGCCAAGTCGATCAACACCGCGGTGGTGCGCACAGCCGCCGAACTCTGTCTGCCACCGGTGTCGATGACGGTCTACGAGGGTCTCGGGGAGCTGCCGTTCTTCAACCACGACGTGGAGACCGAGGGCCCGCCGCCCGAGGTCATGGCCTTCCGTGCACTCCTCGAGTCCGCCGACGCGGTGCTCATCTCCAGCCCGGAGTACGCGCACGGCACCTCGGGCGTGCTGAAGAACGGCCTCGAGTGGGTGGTCGGCGGCGGAGAGCTGGTGGACAAGCCCGTCGCGGTGGTCACCGCGTCGCCGTCGATGACCGGCGGCGACCGGGCGCAGGCCTGGGTCAAGGAGACCCTGGAGGTCATGGGCGCGCACATCCTCCCGGAATCGCTCCCCATTCCGCTCGCGACGGCCAAGGTCGCGGACGGCCGGGTCCACGACGAGGAGACCCTGAGCGCCCTGAGGGACGTGCTCGCGGCGATGGCCAGGGCGGCGAAGGAGCGTGGCACCGAGGAGTGA
- a CDS encoding alpha/beta fold hydrolase — MVTHLATRPPRRPLTHGAVTCPRPVPGAALRLFLFHHAGGSHLLYQGWERELPADWEVCLLDAPGRGRLADTPFIDDCDELVAFFATELRPWTDRPFAFFGHSMGSLVAYELTRRLEAEERPLPLWLGMSSCGAPQPDRDRGTPKGRHLFTDDELRDWLRSVGGTPDALLDDEAAWSLFGPRFRNDFALVDTWRPAARTEPLPIPVSAFGGDDDPVVGRERLAAWAGRTEHFLGLNMFDGGHFYLAGRRRAVARRITAAVAAARRASGHAGTTPDPCAMLGTS, encoded by the coding sequence GTGGTGACCCACCTGGCCACCCGGCCGCCCCGACGCCCGCTGACCCACGGAGCCGTGACCTGCCCACGGCCCGTGCCGGGGGCAGCGCTGCGGCTGTTCCTCTTCCACCACGCCGGTGGATCGCATCTTCTCTACCAGGGCTGGGAGCGCGAGCTCCCGGCCGACTGGGAAGTGTGCCTGCTCGACGCTCCCGGCCGGGGACGGCTGGCCGACACCCCCTTCATCGACGACTGCGACGAACTGGTCGCCTTCTTCGCCACCGAGCTCCGGCCGTGGACGGACCGCCCCTTCGCCTTCTTCGGGCACAGCATGGGTTCCCTCGTCGCGTACGAACTGACCCGGCGTCTGGAGGCCGAGGAACGCCCGCTTCCGCTCTGGCTCGGCATGTCCTCCTGCGGCGCGCCGCAGCCCGACCGAGACCGGGGGACACCGAAGGGGCGCCACCTGTTCACCGACGACGAGCTGCGGGACTGGCTCCGGTCGGTGGGCGGCACCCCCGACGCGCTGCTGGACGACGAAGCGGCGTGGAGCCTCTTCGGTCCCCGGTTCCGCAACGACTTCGCCCTCGTCGACACCTGGCGGCCGGCGGCGCGTACCGAACCACTGCCCATCCCCGTCTCCGCGTTCGGAGGTGACGACGACCCCGTGGTCGGGCGGGAGCGCCTCGCCGCCTGGGCGGGCCGGACGGAGCACTTCCTGGGCCTGAACATGTTCGACGGCGGCCACTTCTATCTCGCGGGCCGGCGACGGGCGGTCGCCCGGCGCATCACCGCGGCGGTGGCCGCCGCACGTCGCGCTTCCGGACACGCGGGGACAACCCCCGATCCATGCGCGATGCTGGGGACGTCTTGA
- a CDS encoding NAD(P)H-dependent oxidoreductase translates to MGRIPVQHTVRVVGIGGSPRPDSTAERALRAVLAAAERQGAEVTCIGGTELVMPLYDPREGLRSARALRLVSEIAAADGLVLASPAYHGSISGLVKNALDHVEELRDDARPYFSGRAVAALAVAQGWQGGVSTLAALRDVTHALRGWPTPLGVVVNTATAGFGPDGTCTDPHVQRQLETMATHVVDFARMNVLASAARDAAEAESLPAARDAAGTEAMSSAGK, encoded by the coding sequence GTGGGGCGAATCCCTGTGCAGCACACCGTGAGGGTGGTCGGAATCGGGGGTTCGCCCCGGCCGGACTCGACAGCCGAACGGGCACTCCGCGCCGTCCTGGCCGCAGCGGAGCGACAAGGAGCCGAGGTCACCTGCATCGGCGGCACCGAACTGGTGATGCCGCTCTACGACCCACGGGAAGGGCTCCGCTCGGCGCGGGCGCTCCGACTGGTGTCCGAGATAGCCGCCGCCGACGGGCTCGTGCTCGCGAGCCCGGCCTACCACGGGAGCATCTCGGGCCTCGTGAAGAACGCGCTCGACCATGTCGAGGAGCTGCGCGACGACGCCCGCCCGTACTTCAGCGGGCGGGCCGTCGCCGCCCTCGCCGTCGCCCAGGGCTGGCAGGGCGGCGTGTCCACGCTGGCCGCGCTCCGCGACGTGACCCATGCCCTGCGCGGCTGGCCCACTCCCCTCGGCGTCGTGGTGAACACCGCGACGGCGGGGTTCGGGCCGGACGGCACGTGCACCGACCCTCATGTGCAGCGCCAGCTGGAGACCATGGCGACGCACGTGGTGGACTTCGCCCGGATGAACGTCCTCGCGTCGGCGGCGCGGGACGCCGCCGAGGCGGAGTCCCTGCCGGCGGCGCGGGACGCCGCCGGCACCGAGGCCATGTCGTCGGCGGGGAAGTGA
- a CDS encoding MFS transporter, with product MSAEAAVESQAENGPAAGRARSWTLALASVAMFMLMLDVTVVNVALQDLRTSLGADFSDLQWVIDSYTLTLAAFLLTGGSLADRLGRKRVFNAGLVLFTLSSLAAGLAQDVLTLNIARGVQGVGAAVLFSVGPALIGYEYRGADRGKAFGVFGGVAGLALAFGPLVGGFLTDALSWRWIFLINVPIGVVALIVGALRLRESREPAAHGIDWPGMLTFGLGLTLLVLGFLRAESSGWTSAPILGAFAGGLALLVAFVVIERARGERAMFDLSLMRTPTFTGVCLATLLSNATSLAAVFLQISYVQNVLGYSPWETGLRFMPMMITLFLVAAVTGGLLAKVAPGVLIGLSIGLIAVGMGLMVLVGPGDSWTAMLPSMIVTGIGMGLFNPPRAAVTIGVVRPEKAGMASGMGETFQQVGVAVGIAAFGALFHHKVVDAFVGSAAGTELAGQAEAVGQQVATGGTSGLADTVAPSLLNEVTATARSVFVDSLTDVMVVCAVIAAVGAAIAFVLIRRRDLHESAQSEPLAPTPTTATA from the coding sequence ATGTCAGCCGAAGCAGCCGTCGAAAGTCAGGCGGAGAACGGGCCGGCGGCCGGCCGCGCCCGATCGTGGACCCTGGCGCTGGCCTCCGTCGCGATGTTCATGCTGATGCTCGACGTGACCGTCGTCAACGTCGCCCTTCAGGACCTGCGGACCTCACTCGGGGCGGACTTCTCCGACCTGCAGTGGGTGATCGACTCGTACACCCTGACCCTCGCGGCCTTCCTCCTCACCGGCGGCTCGCTCGCCGACCGGCTGGGCCGCAAGCGGGTCTTCAACGCGGGCCTGGTGCTCTTCACCCTCTCCTCGCTCGCCGCCGGTCTGGCGCAGGACGTCCTCACGCTCAACATCGCCCGTGGCGTCCAGGGCGTCGGTGCCGCGGTCCTGTTCTCCGTCGGGCCCGCCCTGATCGGGTACGAGTACCGGGGCGCCGACCGGGGGAAGGCGTTCGGCGTCTTCGGCGGCGTCGCGGGTCTCGCCCTGGCCTTCGGGCCGCTGGTCGGCGGATTCCTCACCGACGCCCTCAGCTGGCGCTGGATCTTCCTCATCAACGTGCCGATCGGTGTCGTGGCCCTGATCGTCGGCGCCCTGCGCCTGAGGGAGTCGCGGGAACCGGCGGCGCACGGCATCGACTGGCCGGGCATGCTGACCTTCGGCCTCGGCCTCACCCTGCTCGTGCTCGGCTTCCTGCGGGCGGAGTCCTCCGGCTGGACCAGCGCTCCGATCCTCGGGGCGTTCGCGGGCGGCCTCGCCCTGCTCGTGGCCTTCGTCGTCATCGAGCGGGCGCGCGGCGAACGGGCCATGTTCGACCTCTCCCTGATGCGCACGCCCACCTTCACCGGAGTCTGCCTGGCCACGCTGCTGTCCAACGCGACCAGCCTCGCCGCCGTCTTCCTGCAGATCTCCTACGTACAGAACGTCCTCGGGTACTCGCCCTGGGAGACCGGGCTGCGCTTCATGCCGATGATGATCACTCTCTTCCTCGTCGCCGCGGTCACCGGCGGTCTGCTGGCCAAGGTGGCCCCCGGCGTACTGATCGGCCTGTCCATCGGCCTCATCGCGGTCGGCATGGGCCTGATGGTGCTCGTCGGACCCGGCGACTCGTGGACGGCGATGCTGCCCAGCATGATCGTCACGGGCATCGGCATGGGCCTCTTCAACCCGCCGCGCGCCGCCGTCACCATCGGCGTGGTGCGGCCCGAGAAGGCCGGCATGGCCTCGGGCATGGGGGAGACCTTCCAGCAGGTCGGCGTCGCGGTCGGCATCGCCGCCTTCGGCGCGCTCTTCCACCACAAGGTGGTCGACGCCTTCGTCGGCTCGGCCGCCGGCACGGAGCTGGCCGGACAGGCCGAGGCCGTCGGACAGCAGGTCGCCACCGGCGGCACCTCCGGACTGGCCGACACCGTGGCCCCGTCCCTGCTGAACGAGGTGACGGCGACGGCCCGCTCCGTCTTCGTCGACTCCCTGACCGACGTCATGGTCGTCTGCGCCGTGATCGCCGCCGTGGGCGCCGCCATCGCCTTCGTCCTCATCCGCCGCCGCGACCTGCACGAGAGCGCGCAGAGCGAGCCCCTGGCACCGACGCCGACGACGGCCACCGCCTGA